One window of Falco peregrinus isolate bFalPer1 chromosome 17, bFalPer1.pri, whole genome shotgun sequence genomic DNA carries:
- the LOC114011098 gene encoding CD59 glycoprotein-like yields the protein MFALKTLLALAVITSLAGESKALKCHKCIASNENDCNKQGSHSCPQYADACLTITAPNSVIKSCSYKSFCDQRGSSGGATLKCCFSDNCNGPPQGSRNSGGATPLPLPSLLAAALVGKLLLSWP from the exons ATGTTCGCCCTGAAGACCCTCCTGGCCCTGGCTGTCATCACATCCCTGGCCGGAGAAA GTAAAGCACTGAAATGCCACAAATGCATTGCGTCCAACGAGAACGACTGCAACAAGCAAGGTtcccacagctgcccccagtACGCCGACGCCTGCCTCACCATCACTGCACCCA ACAGCGTCATTAAGTCTTGCTCCTACAAGTCCTTCTGTGACCAGCGTGGTAGCTCTGGTGGGGCcacactgaaatgctgcttcaGCGACAACTGCAACGGACCACCCCAGGGCTCCAGGAACAGTGGGGGGGCCACGCCGctgcccctccccagcctgctggctgctgcattggtggggaagctgctgctgagctggccATGA